The following proteins come from a genomic window of Carassius carassius chromosome 10, fCarCar2.1, whole genome shotgun sequence:
- the LOC132151919 gene encoding volume-regulated anion channel subunit LRRC8D-like: MFTLTEVASLNDIQPTYRILKPWWDVFMDYLGVVMLMLAIFAGTMQLTKDQVVCLPVLESFEDQTPVAIERPREKALGSGTGGGHVTLAAAPSASKEQTDSVVQHFSQSSAVRQPQPTGLRTNLDFQQYVFVNQMCYHVALPWYSKYFPYLALIHTIVLMVSSNFWFKYPKTSSKIELFVSILGKCFESPWTTKALSETACEDSEENKQRLTGASTLPKHLSTSSQEGSPNPSTPMLVKSSIKFSAEKPVIEVPSMTILDKKDGEQAKALFEKVRKFRTHVEDSDMIYKLYVAQTIIKTVKFILILCYTMTFVTSIKFDHDCEPEIKHLTGYAKFKCTHNMAFMLKKLLVTYIVLIFVYGLVCIYTLFWLFRRPLKEYSFEKVREESSFSDIPDVKNDFAFLLHMVDQYDQLYSKRFGVFLSEVSENKLREISLNHEWTFEKLRQHVTRNAQDKLELHLFMLSGVPDAVFDLIDVEVLKLELIPEARITAKISQMINLHELHFYHCPAKVEQTAFSFLRDHLCCLHVKFTDVGEIPTWVYMLKNLRELYLVGNLNSENNKMIGLESLRDLRHLKILHLKSNLTKIPTNITDLSPHLIKLVVHNDGTKLLVLNILKKMMNLAELELQNCELERIPHAIFSLTNLQELDLKSNNIHTIEEVISFQHLKRLNCLKLWHNKIISIPLSISHVKNLEFLYLSHNKLETLPTTLFSLLKLRYLDVSQNSIVVIPPEVGFLQNLQHFAITGNKVEVVPKQLFKCTKLRTLYLGYNCISLLPEKIGQLLQLTHLELKGNCLDRLPSQLGQCRLLRRNGLILDDHLFDSLPLEVKESLSQETSANFANGV; encoded by the coding sequence ATGTTTACCCTCACAGAAGTTGCCTCTCTAAATGACATCCAGCCAACTTATCGGATACTGAAACCATGGTGGGACGTCTTTATGGATTACCTGGGTGTGGTCATGCTTATGCTGGCCATATTTGCTGGGACCATGCAGTTAACCAAAGATCAGGTGGTTTGCCTTCCTGTTCTGGAATCATTTGAGGACCAAACCCCTGTGGCCATAGAAAGGCCCCGAGAGAAAGCTCTTGGCTCAGGGACAGGAGGAGGCCATGTGACATTGGCAGCTGCACCTTCAGCAAGCAAAGAACAAACCGACAGTGTTGTCCAACATTTCTCACAGTCGTCTGCTGTCAGGCAACCTCAGCCTACGGGTTTACGAACAAATCTGGATTTTCAGCAGTATGTCTTTGTTAATCAGATGTGCTACCATGTTGCCCTTCCGTGGTATTCAAAATACTTTCCATATCTAGCTCTTATTCACACTATTGTTCTCATGGTAAGCAGTAACTTTTGGTTCAAGTATCCAAAGACCAGTTCCAAAATTGAGCTTTTTGTGTCTATTTTGGGTAAGTGTTTTGAGTCCCCTTGGACAACCAAGGCATTGTCTGAGACAGCCTGTGAAGACTCTGAAGAGAATAAGCAGAGATTGACTGGAGCTTCTACATTACCAAAGCATCTTTCAACCAGCAGTCAGGAGGGAAGTCCAAATCCGTCCACACCCATGCTTGTGAAATCTAGCATTAAGTTTTCTGCAGAGAAGCCAGTCATTGAAGTTCCAAGCATGACTATACTTGACAAGAAAGATGGAGAGCAAGCTAAAGCACTTTTTGAGAAGGTTAGGAAGTTCCGTACACATGTAGAAGACAGTGACATGATTTACAAACTCTATGTAGctcaaacaataataaaaacggTCAAATTCATTCTGATTCTGTGTTACACCATGACCTTTGTCACGTCCATTAAATTCGACCATGATTGTGAGCCTGAAATTAAGCATTTAACTGGATACGCAAAATTTAAATGCACCCATAACATGGCTTTCATGTTGAAAAAACTCCTTGTTACCTACATTGTCCTCATTTTTGTTTATGGCTTGGTTTGCATTTACACACTTTTTTGGCTATTCAGACGGCCTCTTAAAGAGTACTCTTTTGAGAAAGTTCGAGAAGAAAGCAGTTTTAGTGATATCCCAGACGTGAAGAATGACTTTGCTTTCCTCTTACACATGGTGGACCAGTATGACCAATTGTATTCTAAACGTTTTGGTGTCTTTCTCTCAGAGGTAAGCGAGAACAAACTGCGGGAAATCAGTTTAAACCACGAGTGGACCTTTGAGAAACTTCGCCAACACGTGACTCGCAATGCACAGGACAAGCTTGAGCTGCATCTTTTTATGCTCTCAGGCGTTCCTGATGCGGTCTTTGACCTCATTGATGTAGAGGTCCTAAAACTAGAACTCATCCCAGAGGCACGTATCACAGCGAAAATTTCCCAGATGATCAACCTCCACGAATTGCACTTTTACCACTGCCCCGCCAAAGTTGAACAGACTGCATTCAGTTTCCTCCGCGATCACCTCTGCTGCCTTCATGTCAAGTTTACGGATGTAGGAGAGATTCCCACTTGGGTTTACATGCTAAAGAACTTGAGAGAGCTCTACTTGGTGGGAAACTTGAACTCCGAGAATAACAAAATGATAGGATTAGAGTCCCTCAGGGACTTGAGGCATCTAAAGATCCTACATTTGAAGAGCAACCTTACAAAGATCCCGACTAACATTACGGACTTATCACCCCACCTGATCAAACTTGTGGTTCACAATGATGGTACTAAACTCTTGGTGTTAAATATCTTGAAAAAGATGATGAACCTTGCTGAACTGGAGCTGCAAAATTGTGAATTGGAGAGGATACCGCATGCAATTTTTAGTTTGACCAACCTGCAAGAGTTGGACTTGAAATCGAACAATATCCATACCATTGAAGAGGTCATCAGCTTCCAGCACCTCAAGCGGCTTAACTGCCTCAAACTGTggcacaataaaataatttccatTCCATTGTCCATAAGTCATGTTAAAAACCTGGAGTTCCTCTATCTGTCACATAACAAACTAGAGACCTTACCTACCACTCTGTTCAGTCTTCTTAAACTTAGATACCTGGATGTTAGTCAAAACTCCATCGTAGTGATTCCTCCAGAGGTGGGGTTTCTCCAGAATCTACAgcactttgccatcacaggaaacaAGGTGGAAGTGGTACCTAAGCAGCTGTTTAAATGCACAAAGCTGCGTACCCTATACCTTGGGTACAATTGCATCTCATTGCTGCCAGAGAAAATTGGGCAGCTGCTGCAGCTGACTCATCTTGAGCTGAAGGGCAACTGCCTGGATCGGCTGCCTTCACAGCTTGGCCAGTGCCGACTCTTGCGCCGAAATGGCCTCATTTTGGATGACCACCTTTTTGATTCACTACCCCTAGAGGTCAAAGAGAGCCTAAGTCAGGAAACCAGTGCTAATTTTGCTAACGGAGTGTGA